A stretch of Pseudomonas sp. LRP2-20 DNA encodes these proteins:
- the tldD gene encoding metalloprotease TldD has protein sequence MSQMLSTVSEQLLAPGGLTLDSLQSVLGELAGPGIDAADLYFQGQISETWALEDGIVKEGSFNLDQGVGVRAQSGEKTGFAYSNAINLEALTSAARAARSISRAGQNGKVQAFRSQDVTALYAPDNPLDVLSRAEKVELLKRVDAATRALDPRIQQVSVSMAGVWERILIAAADGSLAADVRPLVRFNVSVIVEHNGRRERGGQGGGGRTDYRFFTEDRVMGYAREALRQALVNLEAIPAPAGTLPVVLGSGWSGVLLHEAVGHGLEGDFNRKGSSAFSGRIGEKVASSLCTIVDDGTLEGRRGSLSVDDEGTPTECTTLIENGILKGYMQDKLNARLMGMAVTGNGRRESYAHLPMPRMTNTYMLAGKSDPQEIIASVKKGIYCANLGGGQVDITSGKFVFSTSEAYLIEDGKITAPVKGATLIGNGPEAMSRVSMVGNDLALDSGVGTCGKDGQSVPVGVGQPTLKLDAITVGGTGA, from the coding sequence ATGAGCCAGATGTTATCCACCGTCAGCGAGCAGCTCCTGGCCCCGGGCGGACTCACCCTCGACAGCCTGCAGAGCGTGCTGGGCGAGCTGGCCGGCCCCGGCATCGACGCCGCCGACCTGTATTTCCAGGGCCAGATTTCGGAAACCTGGGCGCTGGAGGACGGCATCGTCAAAGAGGGCAGCTTCAACCTTGACCAGGGTGTGGGCGTGCGTGCCCAGTCTGGCGAGAAGACCGGCTTCGCCTACAGCAATGCGATCAACCTCGAGGCGTTGACCTCGGCGGCCCGCGCTGCCCGCTCGATTTCCCGCGCCGGCCAGAATGGCAAGGTGCAGGCGTTCCGCAGCCAGGACGTGACGGCGCTGTATGCGCCGGACAACCCGCTGGATGTGCTCAGTCGTGCCGAGAAGGTCGAGTTGCTCAAGCGTGTCGATGCTGCCACCCGTGCCCTCGACCCGCGCATCCAGCAGGTCAGCGTGAGCATGGCCGGGGTCTGGGAGCGCATCCTGATCGCCGCGGCCGACGGTAGCCTGGCCGCCGATGTGCGCCCGCTGGTGCGCTTCAACGTCAGCGTCATCGTCGAGCACAATGGCCGTCGCGAGCGCGGCGGGCAGGGCGGTGGCGGGCGTACCGACTACCGCTTCTTCACTGAAGACCGCGTCATGGGCTATGCCCGCGAAGCGCTGCGCCAGGCGCTGGTCAACCTCGAGGCTATCCCGGCTCCGGCCGGCACCCTACCGGTGGTACTGGGTTCCGGCTGGTCGGGCGTGCTGCTGCACGAAGCGGTCGGCCATGGCCTGGAAGGCGACTTCAACCGCAAGGGCAGCTCGGCATTCAGTGGGCGGATCGGTGAGAAGGTCGCTTCGAGCCTGTGCACCATTGTCGACGACGGCACCCTCGAAGGTCGCCGCGGCTCGTTGAGCGTGGATGACGAAGGTACCCCGACCGAATGCACCACGCTGATCGAGAACGGCATCCTCAAGGGCTACATGCAGGACAAGCTCAATGCGCGCCTGATGGGCATGGCAGTTACCGGCAACGGCCGTCGCGAGTCTTATGCGCACCTGCCGATGCCGCGCATGACCAACACCTACATGCTGGCCGGCAAAAGCGACCCGCAGGAAATCATCGCCTCGGTGAAGAAGGGCATCTACTGCGCAAACCTTGGCGGTGGCCAGGTCGATATCACCAGTGGCAAGTTCGTGTTCTCGACCAGCGAAGCCTACCTGATCGAAGACGGCAAGATCACCGCCCCAGTCAAAGGCGCAACCCTGATCGGCAACGGGCCTGAGGCCATGAGCCGGGTGTCGATGGTCGGTAATGACCTGGCGCTGGACAGTGGTGTGGGAACGTGCGGCAAGGATGGTCAGTCGGTGCCAGTAGGCGTCGGTCAGCCGACCTTGAAGCTGGATGCAATCACCGTGGGCGGTACAGGCGCTTGA
- the mreD gene encoding rod shape-determining protein MreD, with amino-acid sequence MAKSRRNHGWVIWLTFAIGLLLSVSPMPQFLEVFRPMWLAMLVSFWTLNVPNKVGMTTAFVLGLAEDVLYGTLLGQNAFILTLITFLVLSLQQRLRMFPLWQQSLVILVIFGIAQLIQLWLSALTGNRLPTLALVWSAVISALLWPWISFALRDLRRRLHIN; translated from the coding sequence ATGGCCAAGTCGCGCCGTAACCACGGTTGGGTCATCTGGCTGACGTTCGCCATCGGCCTGCTGCTCAGCGTTTCGCCCATGCCGCAGTTCCTCGAAGTGTTCCGGCCGATGTGGCTGGCAATGCTGGTGTCGTTCTGGACCTTGAACGTGCCGAACAAGGTGGGCATGACCACCGCCTTCGTCCTGGGCCTGGCCGAGGACGTGCTGTATGGCACCTTGCTCGGGCAGAACGCGTTCATCCTCACCTTGATCACGTTCCTGGTGCTTTCGCTGCAGCAGCGCCTGCGCATGTTCCCGCTGTGGCAGCAGAGCCTGGTGATCCTGGTGATCTTCGGTATCGCCCAGCTGATACAGCTGTGGCTCAGCGCGCTCACTGGCAACCGCCTGCCAACCCTGGCACTGGTCTGGTCAGCCGTGATCAGTGCCTTGCTCTGGCCCTGGATCAGCTTCGCCCTGCGCGACCTGCGCCGACGTTTGCATATCAACTGA
- the mreB gene encoding rod shape-determining protein MreB encodes MFKKLRGMFSSDLSIDLGTANTLIYVRERGIVLNEPSVVAIRTHGNQKSVVAVGTEAKRMLGRTPGNIAAIRPMKDGVIADFSVCEKMLQYFINKVHENSFLQPSPRVLICVPCKSTQVERRAIRESALGAGAREVFLIEEPMAAAIGAGLPVEEARGSMVVDIGGGTTEIALISLNGVVYAESVRVGGDRFDEAIVTYVRRNYGSLIGESTAERIKQEIGTAYPGGEVREVDVRGRNLAEGVPRAFTLNSNEVLEALQESLATIVQAVKSALEQSPPELASDIAERGLVLTGGGALLRDLDKLLAQETGLPVIVAEDPLTCVARGGGRALEMMDKHAMDLLSSE; translated from the coding sequence ATGTTCAAGAAACTGCGTGGCATGTTTTCCAGCGATCTTTCCATCGACCTGGGGACTGCCAACACCCTTATTTACGTGCGTGAGCGCGGTATCGTCCTGAATGAGCCCTCGGTTGTTGCCATCCGTACCCACGGCAACCAGAAAAGCGTTGTCGCCGTCGGTACCGAAGCCAAGCGCATGCTGGGCCGTACGCCAGGTAACATTGCTGCCATTCGTCCGATGAAGGACGGCGTCATCGCCGACTTCAGCGTTTGTGAAAAAATGTTGCAGTACTTCATCAACAAGGTTCACGAGAACAGCTTCCTGCAGCCCAGCCCTCGCGTGCTGATCTGCGTGCCGTGCAAGTCGACCCAGGTAGAGCGCCGCGCCATTCGCGAGTCGGCCCTGGGTGCTGGTGCCCGTGAAGTGTTCCTGATCGAAGAGCCCATGGCCGCTGCCATCGGCGCCGGCCTGCCGGTCGAAGAAGCCCGTGGCTCGATGGTCGTCGATATCGGTGGTGGTACCACCGAAATCGCCCTGATCTCGCTGAACGGTGTGGTCTACGCCGAGTCCGTGCGTGTTGGCGGCGACCGCTTCGACGAAGCCATCGTCACCTACGTGCGCCGCAACTACGGCAGCCTGATCGGCGAATCCACCGCCGAGCGCATCAAGCAGGAAATCGGCACCGCCTACCCGGGCGGCGAAGTGCGCGAAGTCGACGTGCGCGGCCGTAACCTGGCCGAGGGCGTACCACGTGCCTTCACCCTGAACTCCAACGAAGTCCTCGAAGCCCTGCAGGAGTCCCTGGCGACCATCGTCCAGGCGGTCAAGAGCGCCCTGGAACAGTCGCCGCCGGAGCTGGCCTCCGACATCGCCGAGCGCGGCCTGGTGCTGACCGGTGGTGGCGCGCTGCTGCGTGACCTCGACAAGCTGCTGGCCCAGGAAACCGGCCTGCCGGTGATCGTCGCCGAAGACCCGCTGACCTGCGTTGCCCGTGGCGGCGGTCGCGCCCTGGAGATGATGGACAAGCACGCGATGGACCTGCTCTCCAGCGAGTGA
- a CDS encoding Maf family protein: MKPLYLASGSPRRRELLGQIGVPFTVISAPIDETPLPGESAEAYVERLARAKAEAGLATLQGPAVALGADTAVVLDGRILGKPENREHALTMLADLAGREHQVLTAVALSDGQRCESLCVSSTVRFRPVDGAEAERYWASGEPADKAGGYAIQGLGAVFVTGLEGSYSAVVGLPLCETADMLARFGIACWQVPALLPEVTIQR, encoded by the coding sequence ATGAAACCCCTCTACCTCGCCTCTGGCTCCCCGCGCCGGCGTGAACTGCTCGGCCAGATCGGCGTGCCGTTCACCGTCATCAGTGCACCCATCGATGAAACTCCGCTGCCGGGCGAAAGCGCCGAGGCCTATGTCGAACGCCTGGCCCGGGCCAAGGCCGAAGCCGGCCTGGCCACGCTTCAGGGCCCTGCCGTGGCGCTTGGCGCCGACACGGCAGTGGTGCTCGATGGTCGTATTCTCGGCAAGCCGGAAAACCGTGAACATGCCCTGACGATGCTGGCCGACCTGGCTGGCCGCGAGCACCAGGTGCTGACGGCCGTGGCGTTGAGCGATGGCCAGCGCTGCGAGAGCCTGTGCGTCAGCAGCACGGTGCGTTTTCGCCCTGTCGATGGCGCAGAAGCCGAGCGCTATTGGGCCAGTGGCGAGCCAGCGGACAAGGCGGGCGGCTATGCCATCCAGGGCCTGGGCGCGGTGTTCGTCACCGGGCTCGAAGGCAGTTATTCGGCGGTGGTCGGCCTGCCGCTGTGCGAAACGGCCGACATGCTCGCCCGCTTCGGTATCGCCTGCTGGCAGGTACCGGCGCTTTTGCCGGAGGTAACAATCCAGCGGTAG
- a CDS encoding YhdP family protein, translating to MAMGRLNRVLVALTRWGLGICALLAVLVALYVSLGRELVPLVAEYRADVESKAEQALGLPVHVGALEGHWSGLAPVLRVRDLQLGEGASALRLDDVKVVPDLWASLTSREVRLARIELGGLQLILREDEQGGWALEGLPKKDDAPLDPAEMLQRLRQLGRIDVFDSQVTLQPWQRDPVTLTYVSVGLQAGASRQALDLRATLPDGQPLAVNLRSRASAKAWRDGEVEAYLSLPQSDWARWLPPRLLGQWRAEALKAGGEFWVDWSKGQLQQAVVRLNAPQLQGAYAERKAVALDNLALSAWFQRRDQGFDVVVDSLAASIGKTRWESHLQVNQRLGDDPAGETWQVQADRLDLTPLTPLIEALAPLPDKLMTVVDALKVTGALRNVRLEARPKAEGDQRLQFAANLERVGFDAYHGAPAAGNVSGSISGDLGHGELRLDTDAFMLHLYPIFAKPWHYQKANARLTWALDKHGFTLIAPYLKVLGEEGKIAGDFLIRLLFDEGTESYMDLRVGLTEGDGRYTAKYLPEVLSPALDEWLRSAIVKGNVDQGYFQYQGSLNHGAAPEARSISLFFKVHDAALDFQPGWPQVQQVDGDVLIEDSGVRIKASKGLLLDTQVSDVSVNIPHVDSGQHSHLYLDGDFDGSLGDGLKILKEAPIGTGEIFAGWEGEGPLKGKLKLDVPLAHGERPKVLVDFATADAHLKVAPPSLDLTRLKGDFSFDFDKGLSGKNISLQVFGKPATAQISAEGQPGQMQTRINASGQASLKSLTDWLQFKQTLPASGDLPYQLQLNLGSRDNSLNVSSSLKGLAIDLPAPFGKAAADTRDSRFSMNLQGPERRFDAAYADLARFAYAAPADKLGQGRGELLLGAGQAQLPAGQGLRVKGRLESLDLAPWQQQAARFAGDDPGGNARQNLQSVDLSIGQLKAFGMDLNQAVVRLARGGQAWDLRLDSKEVIGNARVPDAKAAPMTVRLQTLRLPPADPTETQSEEGPDPLASFDPRKVPALDLSIDKLYRGDDLFGSAALKLRPTARGVAAQDIDLDFKGLHVDGSGGWEGETGATSSWYKGRLDGKNLADVLKAWGFAPTVTSRDFRLDVDGRWPGSPAWVGLKRFSGSMDAALRSGQFVEVEGGAQALRVFGLLNFNSIGRRLRLDFSDLFEKGLAYDRVKGLLVASNGVYVTREPITVTGPSSNFELDGTLDLVRDQVAANLQVTLPVTNNLPLAALIVGAPAVGGALFLVDRLIGDRVSRFASVHYRVEGPVKEPKITFVKPFDK from the coding sequence ATGGCCATGGGACGTCTGAACCGCGTTCTTGTTGCCTTGACCCGCTGGGGGCTGGGCATCTGCGCGCTGCTCGCGGTGCTGGTGGCGTTGTATGTCAGTCTCGGTCGCGAGCTGGTGCCACTGGTGGCCGAATACCGTGCCGACGTCGAAAGCAAGGCCGAACAGGCCCTGGGCCTGCCCGTGCATGTGGGGGCTCTGGAAGGGCATTGGAGTGGCCTGGCGCCGGTATTGCGCGTGCGTGACCTGCAACTGGGCGAGGGTGCTTCGGCTCTGCGCCTGGATGACGTCAAGGTGGTGCCCGACCTGTGGGCCAGCCTGACGTCCCGCGAGGTGCGCCTGGCGCGCATCGAACTCGGCGGCCTGCAATTGATTCTGCGGGAGGATGAGCAGGGAGGCTGGGCCCTCGAAGGGTTACCGAAAAAAGACGACGCGCCGCTGGACCCCGCCGAAATGCTGCAGCGCCTGCGCCAACTGGGCCGCATCGATGTGTTCGACAGTCAGGTTACCCTGCAGCCCTGGCAGCGTGACCCGGTGACCCTCACCTATGTCAGCGTCGGTCTGCAGGCCGGCGCATCCCGCCAGGCCCTGGACCTGCGTGCGACCTTGCCCGATGGCCAGCCGCTTGCGGTCAACCTGCGCAGCCGGGCAAGCGCCAAGGCCTGGCGCGACGGTGAGGTCGAGGCCTACCTGAGCCTGCCGCAGAGCGACTGGGCGCGGTGGTTGCCACCGCGTTTGCTGGGCCAGTGGCGGGCCGAGGCGCTGAAGGCCGGTGGCGAGTTCTGGGTGGACTGGAGCAAGGGCCAGTTGCAGCAGGCGGTGGTCCGCCTCAATGCCCCGCAACTGCAGGGTGCCTACGCCGAACGCAAGGCCGTGGCCCTGGACAATCTCGCCTTGTCCGCCTGGTTCCAGCGCCGCGATCAGGGCTTCGACGTGGTGGTGGATTCACTCGCTGCAAGCATTGGCAAGACCCGCTGGGAATCGCACCTGCAAGTGAACCAGCGGCTCGGCGATGACCCGGCGGGCGAAACCTGGCAAGTGCAGGCCGACCGCCTTGACCTCACCCCGTTGACCCCGTTGATCGAGGCATTGGCCCCCTTGCCGGACAAGCTCATGACTGTGGTCGATGCGCTGAAGGTGACTGGCGCCCTGCGTAACGTTCGCCTGGAAGCACGGCCAAAAGCCGAGGGCGACCAGCGCCTGCAGTTTGCCGCGAATCTGGAGAGGGTCGGTTTCGATGCCTACCATGGCGCACCGGCGGCCGGTAATGTCAGTGGCAGCATCAGTGGTGATCTCGGGCATGGCGAGCTGCGCCTCGATACTGACGCGTTCATGCTGCATTTGTATCCAATCTTCGCCAAACCCTGGCATTACCAGAAGGCCAATGCGCGCCTGACCTGGGCCCTCGACAAGCACGGCTTCACGCTCATCGCGCCCTACCTCAAGGTGCTGGGCGAGGAAGGCAAGATTGCCGGCGACTTCCTGATTCGCCTGCTGTTCGACGAAGGCACTGAAAGCTACATGGACCTGCGTGTCGGCCTGACCGAAGGCGATGGCCGCTACACCGCCAAATACCTGCCTGAAGTGCTGAGCCCGGCCCTCGACGAATGGTTGCGCAGCGCCATCGTCAAGGGCAATGTCGACCAGGGCTATTTCCAGTACCAGGGCTCGTTGAACCACGGCGCCGCGCCGGAAGCACGCAGCATCAGCCTGTTCTTCAAGGTCCACGACGCCGCGCTGGACTTCCAGCCTGGCTGGCCGCAGGTGCAGCAGGTGGACGGCGATGTGCTGATCGAAGACAGCGGCGTGCGCATCAAGGCCAGCAAGGGCTTGCTGCTCGACACCCAGGTCAGCGACGTCAGTGTGAATATTCCCCATGTCGACAGCGGCCAGCACAGTCACCTGTACCTCGACGGTGATTTCGATGGCAGCCTCGGCGATGGCTTGAAGATTCTCAAGGAAGCACCGATCGGCACCGGCGAGATCTTCGCCGGCTGGGAAGGCGAGGGCCCCCTCAAGGGCAAGCTCAAGCTCGACGTCCCCCTGGCCCACGGCGAGCGGCCAAAAGTGCTGGTGGACTTCGCCACTGCCGATGCACACCTGAAAGTTGCCCCGCCCAGCCTGGACCTGACGCGGCTGAAGGGTGACTTCAGCTTCGACTTCGACAAGGGCCTGAGCGGCAAGAACATCAGCCTGCAGGTATTCGGCAAGCCGGCCACTGCGCAGATCAGCGCCGAGGGCCAGCCCGGGCAGATGCAGACACGCATCAATGCCAGCGGCCAGGCCTCACTGAAGTCACTGACCGACTGGTTGCAGTTCAAGCAGACCTTGCCCGCCTCTGGTGATCTGCCCTACCAGTTGCAGCTTAATCTGGGCAGCCGCGACAACAGCTTGAATGTCAGCTCTTCGCTCAAGGGCCTGGCCATCGACCTGCCAGCGCCATTCGGCAAGGCGGCGGCGGATACCCGCGACAGCCGTTTCAGCATGAACCTGCAAGGGCCAGAACGGCGTTTTGATGCGGCTTACGCCGATCTCGCCCGTTTCGCCTACGCCGCACCGGCCGACAAGCTGGGCCAAGGTCGCGGCGAATTGCTGCTCGGTGCCGGGCAGGCGCAGTTGCCGGCGGGCCAGGGGCTGCGGGTGAAAGGGCGGCTGGAAAGCCTGGACCTGGCGCCCTGGCAGCAACAGGCCGCACGCTTTGCCGGTGACGACCCCGGTGGCAATGCCCGGCAGAACCTGCAGAGCGTCGACCTGAGCATCGGCCAGCTGAAAGCTTTCGGCATGGACCTGAACCAGGCCGTGGTGCGGCTGGCCCGTGGTGGCCAGGCCTGGGACCTGCGCCTGGACAGCAAGGAAGTCATCGGCAACGCGCGCGTGCCAGATGCCAAGGCTGCGCCGATGACCGTGCGCCTGCAGACCCTGCGCCTGCCGCCTGCCGACCCGACTGAGACACAATCGGAAGAGGGCCCCGACCCGCTGGCTTCGTTCGACCCACGCAAGGTACCGGCCCTGGACCTGAGCATCGACAAGCTGTACCGCGGCGATGACCTGTTCGGCAGTGCCGCGCTGAAGCTGCGCCCGACTGCACGTGGTGTGGCGGCGCAGGACATCGACCTCGATTTCAAAGGCCTGCATGTCGATGGCAGCGGTGGTTGGGAAGGCGAAACCGGCGCGACCAGCAGCTGGTACAAAGGCCGACTCGATGGCAAGAACCTTGCTGATGTGCTCAAGGCCTGGGGCTTCGCCCCGACCGTGACCAGTCGCGACTTCCGCCTGGATGTGGACGGCCGTTGGCCCGGTTCGCCAGCCTGGGTCGGCCTCAAACGCTTCTCTGGCAGCATGGATGCAGCCTTGCGCAGCGGTCAGTTCGTCGAAGTGGAAGGTGGCGCCCAGGCCCTGCGCGTGTTCGGCCTGCTCAACTTCAACTCGATTGGCCGGCGCCTGCGCCTGGACTTCTCCGACCTGTTCGAAAAGGGTCTGGCCTATGACCGGGTCAAGGGCCTGCTGGTGGCCAGCAACGGCGTCTATGTGACCCGCGAGCCGATCACCGTGACCGGGCCGTCGAGCAACTTCGAACTCGATGGCACCTTGGACCTGGTGCGCGATCAGGTCGCTGCCAACCTCCAGGTGACCCTGCCGGTGACCAACAACCTGCCGCTGGCCGCACTGATCGTCGGTGCGCCAGCGGTCGGTGGTGCGCTGTTCCTGGTCGATCGGCTGATCGGCGACCGGGTGTCGCGTTTCGCCAGCGTGCACTATCGCGTCGAAGGCCCGGTGAAAGAGCCTAAAATCACCTTTGTGAAACCGTTCGATAAATAA
- the mreC gene encoding rod shape-determining protein MreC, with product MGVRLLVLVVLSVALMVVDARFDVLKPVRSQMGLVLMESYWITDLPQRMWQGVAGQFGSRTELIAENEKLKTEALLLQGRLQKLAALTEQNVRLRELLNSSALVNEKVEVAELIGVDPNPFTHRILINKGERDGVFLGQPVLDARGLMGQVVELMPYTSRVLLLTDTTHSIPVQVNRNGLRAIASGTGNPERLELRHVADTADIKEGDLLVSSGMGQRFPAGYPVATVNEVIHDSGQPFAIVRAIPTAALNRSRYMLLVFSDRRTPEQRATDAAIAQEEADRKGAGQPAANPEHPAAAPVQPAAPAAAAPAPAAPAAAPASPAAAPAAPAHPRRQ from the coding sequence CTGGGCGTTCGCCTGCTGGTACTGGTGGTGCTGTCGGTCGCGTTGATGGTTGTCGACGCGCGTTTCGACGTGCTCAAGCCGGTGCGCAGCCAGATGGGCCTGGTGCTCATGGAATCGTACTGGATCACCGACCTGCCGCAGCGTATGTGGCAAGGCGTGGCGGGCCAGTTCGGCAGCCGCACCGAGCTGATCGCCGAAAACGAAAAACTCAAGACCGAAGCCCTGCTGCTGCAGGGGCGCCTGCAGAAGCTGGCGGCCCTGACCGAGCAGAATGTGCGCTTGCGCGAGTTGCTCAACTCCTCGGCGCTGGTCAACGAGAAGGTCGAAGTGGCCGAGCTGATCGGTGTCGACCCCAACCCGTTCACCCACCGCATCCTGATCAACAAGGGTGAGCGTGATGGCGTGTTTCTCGGCCAGCCGGTGCTCGATGCCCGTGGCCTGATGGGCCAGGTGGTCGAGCTGATGCCGTATACCTCACGCGTCCTGCTGCTGACCGACACCACCCACAGCATCCCTGTGCAGGTCAACCGCAACGGCCTGCGCGCCATCGCCAGCGGTACTGGCAACCCGGAACGCCTGGAGCTGCGCCATGTCGCCGACACTGCCGACATCAAGGAAGGCGACCTGCTGGTGAGCTCCGGCATGGGCCAACGCTTCCCGGCCGGCTACCCGGTGGCCACGGTCAACGAGGTGATCCACGACTCCGGCCAGCCGTTCGCCATCGTCCGCGCCATTCCTACCGCCGCGCTCAACCGCAGCCGTTACATGTTGCTGGTATTCAGTGATCGCCGTACCCCCGAGCAGCGCGCCACCGATGCGGCAATTGCCCAGGAAGAAGCCGATCGCAAAGGTGCTGGCCAACCTGCCGCAAACCCCGAGCACCCGGCAGCAGCCCCGGTGCAGCCAGCGGCTCCGGCAGCTGCGGCTCCGGCTCCTGCAGCCCCTGCCGCAGCGCCCGCCAGCCCCGCCGCTGCGCCAGCGGCACCCGCCCATCCACGGAGGCAATGA
- a CDS encoding carbon-nitrogen hydrolase family protein, whose protein sequence is MKAAVIQMVSQDDVLANLQRAGALLEQAALGGARLAVLPENFAAMGRKDAAAIGRAEAMGDGPILPWLKRTARDLRLWIVAGTLPLPPQGQPEAKAHACSLLIDEHGEVVARYDKLHLFDVDVADNRGRYRESDDYAHGARVVVADTPVGRLGLSVCYDLRFPELYSALRSAGAELITAPAAFTAVTGAAHWEVLIRARAIETQCYLLAAAQGGTHPGPRETHGHAAIVDPWGRIVAEQAHGEAVLLAERDIEEQASIRARMPVISHRRFFSQDALRPAHTSE, encoded by the coding sequence ATGAAGGCAGCGGTGATCCAGATGGTCAGCCAGGACGATGTGCTGGCCAACCTGCAGCGTGCGGGGGCCCTGCTCGAACAGGCGGCCCTGGGCGGCGCACGGCTGGCGGTGCTGCCGGAAAACTTCGCGGCAATGGGGCGCAAGGATGCCGCCGCCATCGGCCGCGCCGAAGCCATGGGCGATGGCCCGATCCTGCCATGGTTGAAACGTACCGCACGCGACCTCAGATTATGGATTGTCGCCGGTACCTTGCCGCTGCCACCACAAGGTCAGCCTGAAGCCAAGGCCCATGCCTGTTCGCTGCTCATCGACGAACACGGCGAAGTGGTGGCGCGCTACGACAAGCTGCACCTGTTCGACGTGGATGTGGCCGACAACCGTGGCCGCTACCGCGAGTCCGATGACTATGCCCATGGAGCCCGGGTGGTGGTGGCCGATACGCCGGTAGGGCGCTTGGGGCTCAGCGTATGCTACGACCTGCGCTTCCCCGAGCTGTACAGCGCCTTGCGCAGCGCCGGCGCGGAACTGATAACGGCACCGGCCGCCTTTACTGCGGTCACAGGCGCAGCGCATTGGGAAGTGCTGATCCGTGCCCGGGCCATCGAAACCCAGTGCTATCTGCTGGCGGCGGCACAGGGCGGCACCCATCCAGGCCCACGGGAAACCCACGGGCATGCGGCGATCGTCGACCCTTGGGGGCGGATCGTCGCCGAACAGGCGCATGGCGAAGCGGTATTGCTCGCCGAGCGCGACATTGAAGAACAGGCGTCCATCCGGGCGCGCATGCCGGTCATTAGCCACCGGCGCTTTTTCTCGCAGGACGCCTTGCGGCCTGCGCACACCTCGGAGTGA
- the rng gene encoding ribonuclease G → MSEEILINITPMESRVAVVENGVLQEVHVERTQRRGIVGNIYKGKVVRVLPGMQAAFVDIGLERAAFIHASEISQREGSAVENITALVHEGQALVVQVTKDPIGTKGARLTTQLSIPSRYLVYMPRSSHVGISLKIEDEAERDRLKQVVSDCMDSENIKDAGGFILRTAAEGARAEEILQDIRYLRRLWEQIGSQIKTCGAPTVIYEDLGLALRTLRDLVNPKIEKIRIDSRETFQKTTQFVAELMPEIADRLEHYPGERPIFDLYGVEDEIQRALERKVPLKSGGYLVVDPAEAMTTIDVNTGAFVGHRNLEETIFKTNLEAATAIARQLRLRNIGGIIIIDFIDMEDEEHQRQVLRTLEKQLERDHAKTNIIGITELGLVQMTRKRTRESLEQVLCEPCIACQGRGKLKTPETICYEIFREILREARAYQAEGYRVLANQKVVDRLLDEESGNVAELETFIGRTIRFQVESMYSQEQYDVVLL, encoded by the coding sequence ATGAGTGAAGAGATCCTGATCAACATCACCCCGATGGAATCGCGTGTGGCGGTGGTGGAAAACGGGGTGCTGCAGGAAGTGCATGTCGAGCGCACCCAACGTCGCGGCATCGTCGGCAATATCTACAAGGGCAAGGTGGTGCGGGTGCTGCCGGGCATGCAGGCAGCGTTCGTCGATATCGGCCTGGAGCGTGCCGCGTTCATCCATGCGTCGGAAATCTCCCAGCGCGAAGGCTCGGCAGTGGAGAACATCACCGCACTGGTGCACGAGGGCCAGGCCCTGGTGGTGCAGGTGACCAAGGACCCGATCGGTACCAAAGGCGCACGCCTGACCACGCAACTGTCGATCCCCTCGCGGTACCTGGTGTACATGCCACGCAGCAGCCATGTCGGCATTTCCCTGAAGATCGAAGATGAAGCCGAACGTGATCGCCTCAAGCAGGTGGTCAGCGACTGCATGGACAGCGAGAACATCAAGGACGCCGGCGGCTTCATCCTGCGCACTGCCGCCGAGGGCGCGCGGGCCGAGGAAATCCTGCAGGACATCCGCTACCTGCGCCGCCTGTGGGAGCAGATCGGCAGCCAGATCAAGACCTGCGGCGCACCGACGGTCATTTATGAAGACCTCGGCCTGGCCCTGCGCACGCTGCGCGACCTGGTCAACCCGAAGATCGAGAAGATCCGCATCGATTCGCGGGAAACCTTCCAGAAAACCACGCAGTTCGTCGCCGAACTAATGCCTGAAATCGCCGATCGCCTGGAGCATTACCCAGGCGAACGGCCGATCTTCGACCTGTATGGGGTCGAGGACGAAATCCAGCGCGCCCTGGAGCGCAAGGTGCCGCTCAAGTCCGGTGGCTACCTGGTGGTCGACCCGGCCGAGGCGATGACCACCATCGACGTCAACACGGGGGCGTTCGTCGGCCACCGCAACCTCGAAGAAACCATCTTCAAGACCAACCTCGAAGCCGCCACGGCCATCGCCCGGCAGCTGCGCCTGCGCAACATCGGCGGGATCATCATCATCGACTTCATCGACATGGAAGACGAAGAGCACCAGCGCCAGGTGCTGCGTACCCTGGAAAAACAGCTGGAACGCGATCACGCCAAGACCAATATCATCGGCATCACCGAACTGGGCCTGGTGCAGATGACCCGCAAACGCACCCGCGAAAGCCTGGAGCAGGTGCTGTGCGAACCCTGCATCGCTTGCCAGGGCCGCGGCAAGCTGAAAACCCCCGAAACCATCTGTTACGAGATATTCCGCGAAATCCTCCGCGAAGCCCGTGCCTACCAGGCCGAAGGTTATCGCGTGCTGGCCAACCAGAAGGTGGTCGATCGCCTGCTGGACGAAGAATCCGGCAACGTTGCCGAACTGGAGACCTTCATTGGTCGAACCATTCGCTTTCAGGTCGAGTCGATGTATTCGCAGGAACAATATGATGTGGTGCTGCTCTGA